The Pongo pygmaeus isolate AG05252 chromosome 18, NHGRI_mPonPyg2-v2.0_pri, whole genome shotgun sequence DNA window GTGCAGTCCCCCTGCTGTCCTTGAGTTGTGGTGGACGCTGGCCTGGGATGAGCGGGCCCAGAAGACCTTCGTATCCCTTCTCAGTCGCCCGGGGCTGTCCCTTGCATGGGTCGGCTGTGGGGACCCCAGGTGGGCCTGGCAGGACTCCAGATGAGGACAAGAGGAACAAGGTATGGGGTGGGAGCCACAATTGAGGATACCCCGAGACTACCAGGAGAGCCCTGGGCTGGAGGCTGAGCTGCATCCCTGCTCCCCACATGGAGGACCCAACAGGAGGCCGTGGCTCTGACGCTGAGCGAAGCTATAGGCTCTTGTTGGATAAAAGCTTTCTTaacagacatggtttcaccaGTGTTTAATGTGCTCTGATGTTGACCGTCCCTCTGAGTGTTCTGGGGAGGAGGGGGGTGGGGCAGAGGGTCAGGAAAGCAGGCTCAGCTTCCAGGGTGAGGGAGTTGTGGGCCCAGAGGGGCTGTCACAGTGGATGCACCCTGCCCCCTCCCTCGCCAGACCCGAGGTTAGGGCAGAGCCACCTCCTCGCCAGCCTGTGGGCTGCACCCAAAGGAATGGAGGGCAGGGGCACCATTACCACTGGACCCACCAAGACCCATCCGCCTGGGTGGGCTGCCCACAGGCCCTTCCGCCCAGCAGTAGTGACGCTCAGGGCCTTCCCAGCTGTCAGCCAGTGCCCGTTCCTGCGGCTCTCGTGCACCTCTACATCTGGTTTGAGGTCAGGTCATTTCCTGTCTGTGGGCCCAGCTGCTGTGACACCCAAGGGGAGGGCCGGGGTCCCCAAAGCCAGGTCAGCTGTGCACCCGGCAGAGCCCCGCAGATTGGCCCCAGCAGAGCTTGGGGCGGGGGAGCTTGGTGTCACCCACAGGCCCTTGAGGACACTCGTGTGGAGAATCCCTGGGACACGTGGAGGACCCCCAAGTCCTGAGCCCCGTACTCCGTACTGCAGGGAGCGGGCCGGGAGCTACAGGCCTTGGGGCACAGGGGTCCTTCTCAGGGACAGGTTCAGGCACTGGCTGGAACAGGCTGGACCCCTCTACCCAGCACATGTGGGCTTGCGTCTGGGTTCCGAGGGTCGGGAAATGTGGAAAGGCTCCTTGCTGGCCGGCTTAGGCCTGCTGCCCTCAGAGCCTTCCATATACAGAGTCCCACCTCCAGCAGGGGTTGGCCTGGACTCTCCAACCCCCTGCTGTGCCCAGGACTCCCCCAGGGACAAGGCAACCAGAGGCCCAGACCCCTCCCCAGCAAAGAGAAGCACCACGGGAGCTGTCTCCCAAGAGCCCTTGACCTGGGGCCCAGCTGGCCTAGGGCCGGGCCCCGGGGCTGTTGTAGAGCAGAGTGTCCATCTGTGCACGCTGTAGCCACAAGCGCCGCTGGGCGTCGCCAAGCAGCACACGCAGCGAGTGGCCCGGACGGCAGGCGGGCAGGGCTGCACAGTGGGCAGCGTGCAGCTGGCGACAGGTGTCACAGCAGAGGGTGGGCAGGGCGCCAGGGGACAGGCAGCTGTGTGCCTGGTAGCCTGGGGGCTCAGAGACAGACCTATAGGCTGAGGCTGGTACCCCCTCTGCCCGAATACGCCTCGGGCTGGCCCCTGCAGAGCTTTCAGGGGTGGCCAGGTCCCCAGGCCTACTCAGCTCACGGcgcagagagaggaaggagaaggcagaggGTTCGGGTTCCAGCCCCTCCTCCAAGGCCCCATACGGTGGGCTGCTGGCCTGCGGCAGCTCCTCAGCTGGGGGCTCCCAGGCCCGGCCCCCAGTGCCCCAGAGTTTGGCACTCTGCTCCCAGAGTGGCGACCTGTAGGCCAGCTCCGCTGACGGTGAGTCAGGGCCTGGTGACGGCTCCCCGTACAGGCTGGCGTCCTCCGACCCCTCGTCCTCCTGCAGGTCCCGGTATAGGTCCAGTGGGGCCCTGTAAGCAGCAGGGGAGCCTCGGGGGGGCAGGGGTGGCGGCTCCTCATCCTGGGCCAGTCGCTGCTGCAGCCAGGCCACACAGGAGGCCACGTCCCCACTGGCACGCCGTGCCTGCAGCAGCTCCTCAGCTGGCAGCACACTGGTGCCCAGCTGGGCCAGCACCTCGCCCAGGATCTCACACTCCAGCCGGAGGGCGAAGCAGCCCAGGGCCACCTGCACCAGCTGGCAGGCAGGGGGCAGGGCGGCCACCATGAGCCGATGGCTGTCCCTGCGCACGTAGCCCATCTTCTGGAAGCTCTTCAGGAGGAGGTCGTCTGAGAGCACACCCTTCAGCACGTGCACGTAGCCCCCGGAGAAGGTCTGCAAGGGAGCGGCCCGGTCAGTGGCTGCCCACCCTCCCCTAGGCCAGACCCTAGGGTACAGTGGGTCCGGGATCGGTTGGCTCAGGCCTTGGCGGCTTCTGATGCTCAGATCCAACCCCAGAGACTAGGCTTAGCCAGTCTGGGCCAGGCCCAaacatgataattttttttttttttttttttttttttttaatacagagtctcgctctgtcatccaggctggagtgcagtggctccatctcagctcactgcagcctctgcctcccaggttcaagcaattctcctgcctcagcctcccgagtagctgggatacaggcacccaccaccacacctggctaattttcatatttttagtagagacagggtttcaccatgttggccatgctggtctcgaactcctgacctcaagtgatccgcccgccttgagctcccaaagtgctgggattacaggcatgagccactgtacccggcctagaattttttttgagacagaatctcgctctgtctggagtgcagtggcgcgatctcggctcactacaacctcctcctcccaggttcaagcgatcttcctgcctcagcctcccgagtagctgagattacaggtgcgcgccaccacgccccactaatttttgtatatttagtagagaccgagtttcaccatgttgaccaggaaggtcttgatctcttgacctcatgatccacccaccttggcctcccaaagtgctgggattacaggtgtgagccaccgcacctggccgaatttcttaaatttaatggaaaaaacaACTAATACATTAACCTGGCTCACGAATCAGAACAAAATAAAGAGCCCCTGTACTGAGAAATTCCACTGTCTTCTGGGTCCCACCGCTCCCTTCACCCCTGGAGATGGCCTAATCTAATTAGTTTTGAATATACTTGCCCAGGTGTTTGTTTTGCAAACCCAAATACAGATTTTGTTTGCCCCTCGTATGAGGtagcccccccttttttttcaccTCTTTGTAAGGTCTCTAACCAAAGCTAGACAGGTAGCCTCTTAAACGTGTTGTTCTGAACTTTTTTTCCATTATAGTCTTGCAGATGAGGACGGAAGCTGTAACGTTCATTCCCcctgctgtgtagtattccaccaTGGGGGTGACACATCTGTTTTCAGCGCTCTCCAGAGGCTGTCCATGCACTGGGCTGACAGCCGTGGGACAGTAGAAGggtgagtgcttttttttttttttttttgagatggagtctcactctgtcaccaggctggagtgcagtggtgcaatctcagctcactgcaacctccacctcccgggttcaagtgattctcctccctcagcctcctgagtagctgggattacaggcgcgcatcaccacgcccagcgaatttttgtattttttaatagagacggggtttcaccatgttggttaggctggtgtcgaactcctaacctcgtgatctgcccacctaggcctcccaaagtgctgggattacaggcgtgagccaccgcgcccggccaagggtGAGTGCTTTCTCGCCTACACTTAGGTGAAGAACTAAAGGAGCTCAGGACAATCACTGAGAGCGCCTCCTGACTCTCAAATTCCCTAACTGCGGGACTCCCAGCATCTAATGCCAGGACACGGCCCACGTGTGGAGCACCCAGTGCCTGCAGCACTGAGCTCGGGGCTTCGATTCATTCCTCTGGCCCCATGAACTGGACTGTTCCTGTGTCGCTGTCTCAGAGGAGGAAAGGGGCTGACAGAGATTAGCTAACTCGGCCAAGGCCTCGCGGCCAGGAGGCAGCAGAATTAGGTCCAAACCAGGGCTGCCCGGCACTGAAGCCGGTTAtttccccgccccgccccccgggAGGCCTCAAGGGCGGGTCTGTCCGTTCTCTCTCATGAATGAAAGTCCCGGCCCCTCCGACCAGCAGGTGTCCCCGGGGAGCCGCGCAGAGGCTGCCGCTGGCATGGCAACCGGCGGAGGCGTAGCTCGCCCACGTGCCCAATGACGTCATCGGCTTCCTACTCTTCCGAATTAGCTCAGAGCTCCCAGCGGCCCTGCCCCCTCCTGCCGCCAAGAGCTCACCTAGAGAGGCCAGGCCAGCCCTGGGCACAGCCTCCCGCCCCAGGCCGAGGAGTTCACTAGGTCTGAGCCCAGCCCTGAGACTTCACAGGGATGCACCCATCTGCAGTCCTCCCAGCCTCGGCGGCCTCCTCTGCAAATGGGATTGGCTCATATCCTGGAGGAATTAGGATGACCATGGGAACTCAAGTCCCTTCTGTGCCCCCGTCCTAAGATTTCCATGGCAACTGGGGCCGCGAGGCCTCTTAGGGAAGACACTGACGCAAACTCTCAGGGCAGGACCCCGTAGGCAGCACCCAAGCCTGCCCTCGCCCACCCC harbors:
- the SPATA2L gene encoding spermatogenesis-associated protein 2-like protein → MGSSSLSEDYRLCLERELRRGRAGVCGDPSLRAVLWQILVEDFDLHGALQDDALALLTDGLWGRADLAPALRGLARAFELLELAAVHLYLLPWRKEFTTIKTFSGGYVHVLKGVLSDDLLLKSFQKMGYVRRDSHRLMVAALPPACQLVQVALGCFALRLECEILGEVLAQLGTSVLPAEELLQARRASGDVASCVAWLQQRLAQDEEPPPLPPRGSPAAYRAPLDLYRDLQEDEGSEDASLYGEPSPGPDSPSAELAYRSPLWEQSAKLWGTGGRAWEPPAEELPQASSPPYGALEEGLEPEPSAFSFLSLRRELSRPGDLATPESSAGASPRRIRAEGVPASAYRSVSEPPGYQAHSCLSPGALPTLCCDTCRQLHAAHCAALPACRPGHSLRVLLGDAQRRLWLQRAQMDTLLYNSPGARP